The sequence ACGGTATACTGCACCAAATACGCACTACCTTCTATACGCAGAAATAAAGGAGTTATTGTTGGGGTCTCATCTATTGCAGGATTCAGGGGACTGCCAGCCCGTACCGGCTATTCGGCCTCTAAATTTGCGATGCAGGGCTTCCTGGAAGCGCTGCGTACCGAGCTGCTGGAGACTGGCGCACATGTTATGTGGGTATCACCCGGCTTTACATCATCTAACATTCGAAATGTAGCCCGTAGCGCTGATGGCTCATCGCAGGGAGAGACACCGCTGGACGAGGGCAAATTGATGAGCGCAGAAGAGTGCGCTGGTATTATTCTAGACGCAGTCAAGAAGCGGAAACGTACCGTTATTATGACCGGGCAGGGAAAGTTGACCGTTTGGCTGAACAAGTTGTTCGCAGGCTTTGCAGATAAATTGGTGTACAAGCATTTCCTGAACGAGCCCAATTCTCCGCTGCATAAGTACAGAAACGAGAAATAGGAGATGGTCGCAGATTAATTTTGAATTAATAATAATTCGATGCCAACCCCGTGTCTCAATTCATTGTCTTTTAATGTAAAGAGACCGAATGCGATCCCCATTCACTATTTTCCTGCTTCCTTCAATTCTTTTAGCTTCAAAAGTTTGTGCACAGGCAGATAAGCGCCTGTTTCGAACTGATGGAGATTACATATCTCGTATAAAAGTCACGGAGAACAGTATTGACAAACCTATGGCCTGGGGTGGGGGACTGAATCATCCGCAATTTGCAATAGTAGATCTGAATCATGATGGCAAAAATGACCTTGTGATCTTTGAAAAAGCCGAATATGTCAATCCACTGTTGCTACCCATTTCAAATAACATAAAAACCTTCCTTAATTCAGGCACGCCCGGTAATCCCCAGTATACATACGCTCCACAATACGAGTATCTGGTACCATACCCTCAAAGGGTGATGAAGATGCTTGATTACAATTGCGACAAGATACCTGACCTTATTTATGGCGACATTTTCTTGAATATTTGCGATGGGTATTATAACTCAAGCGGCGACTGGACAACCCAAAACTGCAGGGTGATCTATGAAAAGGGCATTAATCCCGCTCCTCTACCTTTTAATAGCAATGATATACCCGGAGTAGCTGATATAGATAGTGATAGCGACCTTGATTTTGTCGCGTTATCGATCGGAACGTTTCACCTTTACAAAGATGTGAGACAGGAGGAATCGCTTCCCTGCGATACGGTAAAATTTAAGTTGAAAGACTGGTGCTGGGGAAAGGTTGGTCATGCAGAAGTACGAGAGTCTGTTTTAGGCGTGTCTTGCAACAATTCTGGCTTGAAAATGCCTGGAGAGGAGGCAAAAACTACCGGTGGCAGCACTGCGATCTGTTTGTTTGATGCTGATGGAGACGGCGATTATGATGCATTAGTAGGCGAGGACAAATTTGCCGATATCCAATTCCTGAAAAACGGTAAAGTGGAGCATGGCTATCCAGTCGATACAATGATAGCCCAAGACACCGTCTGGCAAACCGGGGGACATAAACTTCACATGGCATCGTTTCCTACCGGCTATTGGTTGGACATAGATGACGATAACGACAATGACATTGTTATTGCCCCCCAGGCCGATGAGAATTACCGCTCGGCAGCCTACTATCGAAATATAGGTAGTCAGACCGCTCCTGCCTTTACTTACCAAACCGATTCATTTCTTGTTGAAGACATGATAGATGCTGGATCCCGTTCATACCCCTCCGTGTACGATTATAATAAAGACGGTAAAAAGGATCTTTTCATAGGAGGTTGGTTATATCAGCCCGGTGGCACACATAAAACATCGATAATATACCTCGAGAATACTTCTACAGGCACTAATGTTTCTTTTAAAGTGGTAACGAGGGATTTTCTGAACATCGGTTCGTATCCCGAAAAGGGTGCTGCGATCTCTATTGGAGATATGGATGGAGACGGAATGGACGAGCTGGTAGCGGGCCGGGATGATGGTTCGATCATATGTTTCAAGAATCATGCGTCGAGCGCAGTAGCACAACCCGATTGGCAGCTATGGCACGCCAGGCTGAAAGGATCAGATGGTACGGAAATTAACGTGGGTAAAAATGCAACACCTTTTATATATGACATCGACAAAGACGGAAAAAATGATCTCGTTGTAGGAACAGAAGTTGGATACCTGACATTTTATAAAAACATAGGTGCCACAGGGCAGATCAGCCTAGAGTATAAAACCAATAAACTCGGAGATGTAAGAGTAGTGCCCGATATGGGATTTGGCTATAGTGCACCATACATAGGCCCTATTGACAACTCTGGAGTTCACGCCCTGATGGTAGGCAGCGGCACGGGTGCTATATACAGGTATTCGGGTTTCGAGAATGGCAATGTCTCAACGCCCTATAAGCTCGAGGACAGTTTGTACTCTGATATTAAAATACCGGGACAGTTTTCGTCGGTGAGCTTTGCAGACATGTTTGATGACAACAAGTTCGAGCTCTTTATTGGGAACGGAAGGGGCGGCGTATTCGCATATCGCCAGGTGTTTGTTGAAGAAGTTGATGAACTAGCCAAGGAGAAAGGTGGACTGCAGATCTACCCTAATCCTGCAAAGGATAGAGTGAAAATGACAGCTGCAGCTGATTTGGGAACATCTTCAAGTATCCGCCTGGTTGACAATTTGGGACGACTGGTGACGGCGTCATTCTCTGCTTCAGGCAAGACTATAGAGTTTGATGTGTCGATGCTTCCGTCCGGGATTTACACATGCATTGTTAATACTGGCGAGAACGAGTTCAAAGGAGTGTTTGTGAAGGAGTAGAACTCAGTTATAACCCGTTAAATCTTTTGATGTTTAATAGTTAACTCAGAATGATGAAATTCCTGAACCCATTATTGCCCATTGCCCTGTTAATTCAAGCTAATGCACAGGCGCAGTTTGAAGGGTCTATATATCGCACTGACGGAACTTACTTATCGAGCGTAAGGCTTACTGTGGATGGCGTTGAAAAGAAAATGGCATGGTGCGGTGGAGTTAACAACCCAATGTTTGCTGTTCCGGACCTGAACAATGACGGCGTGAACGATTTGGTGATCTGGGAGGCTTCCAACGAAATCACGGAAAGAGGTACAAAGACATTTGTCAATAAAGGTACTCCGGGTCAACCGAATTATTTCTACGCGCCTGAGTTTGAATACCTGTTCCCCTACGTGAGTGGGTACATGAAAATGATCGACTATAACTGCGATGGGATACAAGACCTCTTTTATGGTTCCTTTGGTCTTAGCATCTGCGATGGATACTATAATTCCAACAGCGCTCTGGCGTTTAAAAATTGTCGCGATATAAAATATTACTATCCCGGCTCTTCCAATGCATCAAACATTACTGTGGGAAATGGTGTGCCGTCTATAGTTGACGTTGATAACGATGGGGATTTGGATTTCCTCTCGTTTTCGGACCTTGGTAACTGGATAGATTGGTACAAGAATATTAAAACAGAGAAAGGTTTCTCTTGCGACACTTTTGCCCTACAGTTAAAAGACAGGTGTTGGGGCAGGGTGTTTCAGCCTGGAGGGCGAGAACACGTTTTACATCAATGGTGTGATAATAGTATGTTTAACAACCAGCCGAAGACGACACATGGCTCCAATACTTTATGCTTGTTAGATCATGACGGTGATGGAGATTATGATGTGCTGAACGGTAACGATGTATATTCCGATCTGCAGTTCCTACGCAACAATCGAATTCAGTTTGGTAACAGTGTTGATTCTATGACCTGGCAGGATACTATGTGGCAATCGAATGGAACAAAGGCACATATGGCACGATATCCGTTGGCTACACACATTGATATTGATGGGGATGGTGCAAGAGATATCCCTATTTCGCCTCGTGCTGATTTTTCGGAAAACTACAGAAGTATCCAGTACTACCGGAACGCCGGTACGGATGCTAATCCAAGTTTTATTTACCAAACTAACACGTTGTTGGTAGATAGGATGCTGGATATGGGCTCAAATTCATATCCTGTTTTTTACGATTACAATAGAGATGGAAAGTTGGATCTGCTAGTTGGCAGCCGGGGTTACTACCAGCCCAACGGCACGTTTAAGCCAACTATATGGTATTTTCAGAACACTGGTTCAGGGTCTAATATTTCCTTCAACCTTGCACAGAAAGATCTGCTAAAGGTAGACACTCTTGGAATAGATGGCGCTTCGCTGGCTATCGGTGATCTCGATAATGATGGGCTGGACGATATGGTTGTTGGCCACAGCAACGGGACTTTGAGTTTTTTCAGAAACTATGCTGCATCTTCAAATGCGCAACCAGACTGGCATCTGTCGCAAAAATTGCTTCGTGACCAGAACTCCACAGAGATCAATGTAGGTAATAGTGCTGCTCCACTCATCTACGATATAAATGCAGATGGTAAAAAGGACCTTTTGATAGGGTGTCAGGCGGGAACCATTTTTTACTACAAAAACATTGGCGGCTCTGGTCTGCCAAGCCTCGAATACGTAACCAATAAACTTGGAGATGTAAGAGTGGATGGTTACTTGTCCTCCCAGATGTACACCTGGAGTGCGCCATTTATCGGTCAAATGGACAATACCGGCAAAGAATACCTAGTGGTAGGCAGTGGCTTTGGAAGAATATCACGGTATGACGGTTTTCAGAACGGCAATGTTACGACACCGTACACATTGATTGATTCACAGTATTCAGGCGTACAAGCGCCGGGACAACAACTGGCACCGGCAATTGGCGATCTGAATGGAGATGGAAAGTATGAGATGATGGTGGGCAATACTAAAGGCGGATTACTTCTTTACCGTCAGGTATGGAATGTTAGCGTGAATGATCTGACCAAAGAAGCTGAACTGCACCTATACCCTAATCCAGCCAGCCGCAAGCTGACCATTGAAAGCAAAGATGCGCTGTTATCGGCAGAAGTACGGATGTTTAACGTAGTTGGCCAGCTGGTCCATACCCAGAAAATTGCGGTACAGTCTACGTCATTTGTGGTTGATATAGCGCATTTGAAACCTGGCGTTTATGTGTGCTCTTTGATAAATATGGGAAAAGTCAGGAATACACGTTTTACTAAACTGAACTGATCGGCCTGAATAATCGCACTAGCGGCCGGTTGCCAGTCAACGATCAGCCAAGGGAGAAAGCAGACGCTTAGTCATAACACGCATTTTTTTGACCTCTTGAACCCGCTTTGCCGTTTTATAGTTAACTTTAGAATAATGAAAATCCTGAACATATTATTACCACTGGCCCTGTTAGTTCAAACCAATGCCCACGCACAATTTGAGGGTTCTATATATCGCACTGATGGAACTTATTTATCAAGCATAAAGCTGACGGTAGATGGAGTAGAAAAGAAAATGGCGTGGAGCGGTGGTACTAATAATCCGATGTTTGCTGTGCCAGATCTTAACCACGACAATTTAAGTGATCTTGTGATTTTCGAGGCTGGGTTGCTGGAAACAGAACGTGGGGTCAAGACGTTTATCAACAAAGGTTCAGGAGGCAACCCCAATTATTTTTACGCACCTGAATTTGAGTACCTGTTTCCTGCTATCTATCGCTACATGAAGATGGTGGATTATAATTGTGATGGGATACAGGATCTGTTTCACTACGGTTTGGGGGGGCTTAGTATTTGCGATGGATACTATAATTCGAATAATGCACTGGCGTTTAAAAATTGCCGCGATATAAAGTTTATCTACCCCGGGTCGCCAACACCAACTTACGTTAGTATGGGCGGGAACGATGTTCCATCAATAGTTGATGTTGATAATGACGGAGACCTGGATTTTCTTTCATTTTCGGGAGCTGGAAACTGGATAGAATGGTACAAGAATATTAAGACAGAAAAAGGTTTCTCTTGCGATACGTTTGCGGTACAGTTAAGGGACAGGTGCTGGGGAAGGATATTGCAGAACGGGCCAAGAGAGCACGTGCTGCACCAGTGGTGCGATAATAGCTTGTTTGAGAATCAGCCGAAAGCAACCGACGGAGCTAATACATTATGCCTGTTGGACCATGACGGTGATGGCGATTATGATGTGTTGAATGGTAACAGCGTGTATTCAGATCTGCAGTTCATGCGCAACAACCGGATACAGTTTGGCAACAGCGTTGATTCTATGACCTGGCAGGATACCACCTGGCAGTCGAATGGAACAAAAGCACGTATGCCGCGATATCCTTTAGCTACACACATTGATATTGACGCCAGCGGTGCAAAGGACATACTGGTGTCGCCACGCGCCGAGAATTCAGAAAACTACAAGTGCATCCAGTATTACAGGAATATCGGTTCTGACGCAAACCCAAACTTTGTTTATCAGACAGATACATTACTGGTAGATAGAATGCTCGACCTTGGTTCACACTCTTATCCTGTTTTTTATGACTATAACAGGGATGGCAAGTTAGACTTGCTGGTAGGTTCAAGAGGGTATTACCAGTCAAACGGCACCTTCAAATCTACGATCTGGTATTTCCAGAATACAGGCAGTGGTTCGGATATTTCCTTCAATCTGGCTGAAAAGAATTTACTAAGAGTGGACACGCTTGGCATTGAAGGGGCATCGCTGGCTATTGGTGACCTGGATAACGATGGAATGGACGACCTTGTTGTGGGTCACCTGGATGGCACATTGAGCTTCTACAAGAACTTTGCAGCCTCAGCAGGTTCGCAACCTGACTGGCGCCTTTCACAAAAGCTGCTTCGTGATAAGAATGCTACGGTTATCGACGTAAGTAATTACGCTGCACCGCTTATTTATGATATTAATGCCGATGGTAAAAAAGACCTTTTGGTAGGGAATGAACCGGGCACCATTTCATATTACAAAAACTTAGGCAGTAGTGGCCAGGCGAGTCTGGAATTTGTATCTAACAGTCTTGGAGGTGTGAGGGTGGATGATTATGTACCTATATCTTATACCTACAGTGCTCCATTTATTGGTAAAATGGATAATACCGGTAAAGAATATCTTGTTGTGGGCGGCGGATTTGGAAGGATTTCCCGGTACGATGGGTTTCAAAATGGCAATGTGACGACACCGTATTCCTTGATCGACTCTCAATATTCGGGTATACAGGCTCCCGCAAAATTCCTCGCACCAGCGATAGCTGATCTGAATGGAGATGGAAAGTATGAGATGGTGGTGGGTAATGATAAGGGCGGATTGCTTCTTTACCGCCAGGTATGGAATGTTGGAGTGGACGATGTGGTTAAAGAAACTCAATTACAACTGTATCCTAACCCGGCTAATCGTAAATTGACTATTGAAAGTAACGATGCGCTGTCGTCGGCCGAAGTGCGGATATTTAATGTAGTTGGCCAGCTGGTGCATACCCAGAAAATTGCTACGCAGTCTACGTCGTTTGTAATTGATATAGCGCATTTGAACCCCGGCGTTTACGTGTGCTCATTGGTACATAATGGGCAAATCAAAAATGCACGCTTCACTAAACTGAACTAATTGACCCTGAAAAATATTTTCACTAGTCTATGAGAAAGCTTTTGTTACTCTCGATATATTGCTCGATGATGGCGTTTTTGCCCAAAGGACAGGCGCAATTCCAGGGGCAGCTGTTTCATTTCAATCCCGACACTAAGGTGTTTGCCTGGGGCCAGGAGAAAACCCTTGCCTGGTGCGGTGGGGCAAACAACCCGCAGTTTTCGTTAGCAGATTTGAATAATGATCAGAAAGTCGACCTGGTAATAAATGAACCATATGTCGGTGTGAAAACATTCTTAAACACCGGTAATGCCAACTACGTTTATTCACCGCAGTTCGAATATAATTTCCCTTTTATCCAGGGATATATGAAACTGGCAGATTATAATGACGATGGGATCGCTGATCTGTTTCAACGTGGCTCAACTGGTTTTGCGGTTTACAAAGGACGGTTTGAGAACGGCGAGTTAAAGTTTTCGTTTTATCGCGAACTGTTTTATAACTCGGTGTCAGGTTGGGTAAATGCTTACTGCGAACCTAACGATATGCCGGGTATTGAAGATATAGACCATGATGGCGACCTTGACTTTGTTTCGTTCTATATTGGCGGCGGAAAGATCACCTGGTATCGCAACTGCAGGGAAGAGGATGGGCTACCTAACGATAGCATCCGCGTCTGTGTTAAGGACAACTGCTGGGGGAAAACCTTCCAGGGGATATACAGAACCCATTTGCTACATACCACGTGTGATACCTGGGGGACAAGTTGTAAAGGTTGTGAGGATAATGGAACCGGCAACAAAACAACACACACAGGCAATGCGATCTGCCTGCTAGATTATGATGGTGATGGTGACTTTGATTACTTCGATGGCAGCGTGTCTTATCCTGATGTTCAGTTATTGACCAACGGAAGAAAAGATTTCAATTTTTCGATCGACTCGATGATGTGGCAGGACACAATGTGGAATAGCAATGGTCATCAGCTGCACATGCCTGTATGGCCTGGAGGATATTGGCTGGATATAGATCAGGACCATGATAAAGACCTGTTGTTTTCGCCTAATGCCTCTAATACTGAGAACTATAAATGTATCGCGCATTATAAGAACGTAGGTACTGATGCTAGTCCAAACTTTGTCTACCAGTCTGACACGTTCCTGATCGAGAAAATGATAGACGTCGGAAGTGGATCGTACCCTGTCTTTTATGACTATGATAAAGATGGTAAGCTCGACCTCTTTGTTGGCTCTGATGGCTTTTATCAACCTGACGGAACATTGAAGGGTAAGGTTTCGTATTATCGGAATATCGGCACCGGTTCAAATTATTCGTTCGAGCTGCAAACAATGGATTTTATGCAGATCGGCAATTACCTTTTCCGCGGAACGTCGATTGCTATTGGTGACATCGATGATGACGGTAAAGACGATCTGGTGTTAGGGCATACCGACGGTACGTTGTCCTATTTTAAGAACCAGGCTGCCTCAAATACTGTACAGCCTGTCTGGAACCTTGTAGCTCCGACATTGAAGGATGCTTTGGGCAACGATATTGTGGTGACCAACTACGCAGCCCCGGTTATCTATGATATGAACAAGGATGGTAAGAAAGACCTGGTAATTGGTAATATGACCGGCTATCTCACCTACTATGAAAGTGCAAGTGTTGGCGGAAATATTAGTCTCAATTTTAAAACCAATAAGCTAGGTGATGCTCATGCTGATCCGAATGCGATCAATATTTACACAATGAGCGCACCGTACATTGGCCGCATGGACAATACAGGTATCGACTACCTTGTTATGGGCAGCCAGGACGGAAAGATATTCCGCTTCGATGGTTTTCAGAATGGCAATGTGACTACGCCATACACTATGATCGATAGCAATTACTCTTTCGTAAAGGCTGGTACACGTACCGCGCCCACATTTGCCGATCTCGATGGCGATAATAAATATGAAATGATAGTTGGCAACGTATTAGGCGGGCTGAGTTTTTACAAACAGCTATTTAATGTAGATGTTAAAGACATCAATACAGTTGGCTTGAACGTGAAGTTGTATCCCAATCCTGCAAATAACGTGCTGAATGTCGAACTTAAATTGCCACATGGCAGCGATGGAGATGTGCAGATACATGTGCTCTCCGCATTGGGTCAACGTGTGATCAGCAGTGTAGTGCCCGCCACTCAGGCCTATGTGCAACTGTCTACATCTGGCCTGTCATCGGGAGTGTATTATTGTGTAGTGCAGTACGGCAGCCAGCGCTCAGCTCAACCGGTAACAATAACTAGGTAAATCGCCTGATTATTCAAATAAAAAGCCCCGGTAAATTTACCGGGGCTTTTAGTTTCTATCAAAGGCCGATTATTTCTTACCGCCTTTAGCTTCTTCTGTTTCTGCTTGTTTCAGGGCACGTGTCATAACTACTGAAGCGATAGGAATACGTGGAGAATTCAGTATTTCCATTTCACCAGCTTTTACGTCTTCAACACGGATGTTGCCGTTCAGTTGCAGTTTGTCGATGTTTACTTCGATGTTTTCAGCCAGGTGCTTAGGCAGGGTACGCACTTTCAGAGATTTTACTTTGATCTCAAGGCGACCACCAGCTTTAACACCTTCAGACTGACCTACGAACTTCAAAGGCAGGTTAGCGATAACCTTTTTGTCTTCAACCAGCTCCAGGAAGTCGATGTGGCTCAGTTCGTCAGTTACAACGTCAAATTGCAGATCTTTCAGGATGCAACGGTAAGTAGTACCGTCGATAGCGATCTCTGCCAATTGGAAATCAGGCGTATACACCAGCGGACGAAGCGCCATTGGGTTAGCACTGAAGTGGATAGTTTCTTTACCACCATAGATTACACCAGGTACCTGGCCTTCAGAACGAAGTTGGCGAGCTGCTTTTTTGCCATTTTCGCTTCTGCGTTTTCCTTCAACTTTTACACTTCTCATTTTTGTGTGTTTTTCTTCTTTCAGCGCCGGGCGTATACCCGTCAAACATCCGGTCGTTGAAATTCTTGTTTTTAATAAGGTTCGCCCCGTTCGGGTGCGGACGGATTTTTTTGTTTAAACAGTCTTTATCAGTTTATTTATTCCTGCTATGGATAAATAAAGAACTTATCGATTTATTTTCGAAGGTATTGCGGATGGCTACTGCAAATAGCTCTGCCGTTGGCAATACTTTTATCTTCGAAATTTCCTGCTTCAGTGGTATCGTGTCGCAAACAACCAATTCTTCCAGCTCAGAGTTTGCAATGTTCTCATAAGCTTTGCCGCTAAGTACCGGGTGGGTACAGAAAGCGCGAACCGATAATGCACCGCGTTCTTTCAGTATTGCTGCCGATTTGCTGAGGGTACCTGCAGTATCGCAAATATCATCTATCAGCACCACGTTCCTTCCCGATACATCACCTATTACTGTCATAGCTGCTATTTCGTTGGCACGCTTGCGCTGCTTATCGCAGATCACCATGTCTACTTCGAAATACTTGGCCACTTCGCGTACGCGGTTAGTACTACCTACGTCAGGGGACGCAAAGATAAGGTTTTCTATCTTAAGATTATCGATATATGGGATGAAAATCGCCGAACTATCCAGGTGATCCACCGGTATATCAAAAAAACCTTGAATTTGAGGAGCGTGCAGGTCCATTGTCATCACCCTGTCAGCGCCGGCTGAGGTCAGCAGGTTAGCCACCAGCTTAGAAGCGATTGATACCCTTGGCTTGTCTTTACGGTCCTGGCGCGCAAAACCGAAATAGGGGATCACAGCTGTGATATATCCCGCAGAAGCACGGCGCGCGGCGTCGATCATCATCAGCAGTTCCATCAGGTTGTCTGACGGCGCAAATGTTGACTGCACAAGGAAAACATAATCACCACGAATAGATTCCTGGAAAACCGGTTGAAATTCACCGTCGCTGAATTTTTGCGTGGTGCATTTACCCAGGGTTTTGCCGAAAGAATGCGCAATTTGCTCCGCCAGGTAGGTAGACCCGGTGCCGGAGAATATTTTTACAGATGGCTGCATGAATTGGAAATGAAGTGCAAATTTAGATAAAGCGCTGTTTCTGCAAAGGTGTTTTTTTGCCAAAAACCGATAAATATGACAAATTCAGTTGCTGAGCGGACTTCCGGAGATAATTACATATTGTATTCGTTTAGATTATTTTAGCGGCGATGAAAAAGCTCGCCTTGCAATCCTTCCTATTTGCAACTGGTTATGGGATCGCCTTTTACCTGCTGCAGTTATTCCTGTTTCAACGGGATATGGTAGCTATACTGCCAAATGCGTCTAAGCTTGCCGTATGGGATGGTGGCTGGTATAGCTTTATCGCCAGGGAGGGTTATATGTATAAGGGTGGATGGGCAATGTTGGCTTTTATCCATTATTTCCGCTCGTCTGGCGATGGTCTCATCTGGATGCTTTGGGTATATGCTTTTTGAACATCGGTTTTCTCGCAGGAGGTATCGCGCTGTTGTCGGCTGGTTTAAAGTCGTCAGCGGCTGATAAGCTCATCTGGCTTTCAACTCCATCGTTCTATTTTGTTTTCCTTCCATATAGCGAGGCTTTGTTCATGCTGCTGGCCTCGTTGCTCATCTATGGCATATGGAGAAATAACAGGCTGCTTATTGTTTTAAGTTTATTGCTGCTAGGTTGGGTACGGCCCGTAGTCGTCATACTGGTGCCGGCGCTTTTGTTGATGGAACTGATCTCCAACGACCGAAGTAAATGGTTGTCATCGCTGGGCAGGGCTGTTGTTTTATACGTATTGCCCCTGCTTGTTAGTACAGCTCTGTTTGTGTTGTACCAGTATTATTGCACCGGCGTATGGTTCGCCTATTTCAAACACCAGTCCGATCTGTGGGGACGGAAGTTCTCTTTACCAAAACTACCGTTCAATAGTGTGTTAGGTCCTAAAATGCTTTGGTTGAACGCGCTAGCCCTATTCGTAAGTCTCATCAGTACCTTCTATGTAATTAAAGCTGCACTTGCATGGTTGCAAAAGCAGCGCGTCGCCGATAAGGTACTGCTGCTGT comes from Polluticoccus soli and encodes:
- a CDS encoding T9SS type A sorting domain-containing protein, which encodes MKILNILLPLALLVQTNAHAQFEGSIYRTDGTYLSSIKLTVDGVEKKMAWSGGTNNPMFAVPDLNHDNLSDLVIFEAGLLETERGVKTFINKGSGGNPNYFYAPEFEYLFPAIYRYMKMVDYNCDGIQDLFHYGLGGLSICDGYYNSNNALAFKNCRDIKFIYPGSPTPTYVSMGGNDVPSIVDVDNDGDLDFLSFSGAGNWIEWYKNIKTEKGFSCDTFAVQLRDRCWGRILQNGPREHVLHQWCDNSLFENQPKATDGANTLCLLDHDGDGDYDVLNGNSVYSDLQFMRNNRIQFGNSVDSMTWQDTTWQSNGTKARMPRYPLATHIDIDASGAKDILVSPRAENSENYKCIQYYRNIGSDANPNFVYQTDTLLVDRMLDLGSHSYPVFYDYNRDGKLDLLVGSRGYYQSNGTFKSTIWYFQNTGSGSDISFNLAEKNLLRVDTLGIEGASLAIGDLDNDGMDDLVVGHLDGTLSFYKNFAASAGSQPDWRLSQKLLRDKNATVIDVSNYAAPLIYDINADGKKDLLVGNEPGTISYYKNLGSSGQASLEFVSNSLGGVRVDDYVPISYTYSAPFIGKMDNTGKEYLVVGGGFGRISRYDGFQNGNVTTPYSLIDSQYSGIQAPAKFLAPAIADLNGDGKYEMVVGNDKGGLLLYRQVWNVGVDDVVKETQLQLYPNPANRKLTIESNDALSSAEVRIFNVVGQLVHTQKIATQSTSFVIDIAHLNPGVYVCSLVHNGQIKNARFTKLN
- a CDS encoding T9SS type A sorting domain-containing protein, with product MRSPFTIFLLPSILLASKVCAQADKRLFRTDGDYISRIKVTENSIDKPMAWGGGLNHPQFAIVDLNHDGKNDLVIFEKAEYVNPLLLPISNNIKTFLNSGTPGNPQYTYAPQYEYLVPYPQRVMKMLDYNCDKIPDLIYGDIFLNICDGYYNSSGDWTTQNCRVIYEKGINPAPLPFNSNDIPGVADIDSDSDLDFVALSIGTFHLYKDVRQEESLPCDTVKFKLKDWCWGKVGHAEVRESVLGVSCNNSGLKMPGEEAKTTGGSTAICLFDADGDGDYDALVGEDKFADIQFLKNGKVEHGYPVDTMIAQDTVWQTGGHKLHMASFPTGYWLDIDDDNDNDIVIAPQADENYRSAAYYRNIGSQTAPAFTYQTDSFLVEDMIDAGSRSYPSVYDYNKDGKKDLFIGGWLYQPGGTHKTSIIYLENTSTGTNVSFKVVTRDFLNIGSYPEKGAAISIGDMDGDGMDELVAGRDDGSIICFKNHASSAVAQPDWQLWHARLKGSDGTEINVGKNATPFIYDIDKDGKNDLVVGTEVGYLTFYKNIGATGQISLEYKTNKLGDVRVVPDMGFGYSAPYIGPIDNSGVHALMVGSGTGAIYRYSGFENGNVSTPYKLEDSLYSDIKIPGQFSSVSFADMFDDNKFELFIGNGRGGVFAYRQVFVEEVDELAKEKGGLQIYPNPAKDRVKMTAAADLGTSSSIRLVDNLGRLVTASFSASGKTIEFDVSMLPSGIYTCIVNTGENEFKGVFVKE
- a CDS encoding T9SS type A sorting domain-containing protein, encoding MMKFLNPLLPIALLIQANAQAQFEGSIYRTDGTYLSSVRLTVDGVEKKMAWCGGVNNPMFAVPDLNNDGVNDLVIWEASNEITERGTKTFVNKGTPGQPNYFYAPEFEYLFPYVSGYMKMIDYNCDGIQDLFYGSFGLSICDGYYNSNSALAFKNCRDIKYYYPGSSNASNITVGNGVPSIVDVDNDGDLDFLSFSDLGNWIDWYKNIKTEKGFSCDTFALQLKDRCWGRVFQPGGREHVLHQWCDNSMFNNQPKTTHGSNTLCLLDHDGDGDYDVLNGNDVYSDLQFLRNNRIQFGNSVDSMTWQDTMWQSNGTKAHMARYPLATHIDIDGDGARDIPISPRADFSENYRSIQYYRNAGTDANPSFIYQTNTLLVDRMLDMGSNSYPVFYDYNRDGKLDLLVGSRGYYQPNGTFKPTIWYFQNTGSGSNISFNLAQKDLLKVDTLGIDGASLAIGDLDNDGLDDMVVGHSNGTLSFFRNYAASSNAQPDWHLSQKLLRDQNSTEINVGNSAAPLIYDINADGKKDLLIGCQAGTIFYYKNIGGSGLPSLEYVTNKLGDVRVDGYLSSQMYTWSAPFIGQMDNTGKEYLVVGSGFGRISRYDGFQNGNVTTPYTLIDSQYSGVQAPGQQLAPAIGDLNGDGKYEMMVGNTKGGLLLYRQVWNVSVNDLTKEAELHLYPNPASRKLTIESKDALLSAEVRMFNVVGQLVHTQKIAVQSTSFVVDIAHLKPGVYVCSLINMGKVRNTRFTKLN
- a CDS encoding SDR family oxidoreductase; this translates as MDTLKDKVVVITGASSGIGKALALLAADQGAKIAVCGRNAEKLTEAFGQTNDNRLIMAADVSKEADCKAFIEAALNKWGRVDVLINNAGITMRALFEDVDISVIKELMDINFWGTVYCTKYALPSIRRNKGVIVGVSSIAGFRGLPARTGYSASKFAMQGFLEALRTELLETGAHVMWVSPGFTSSNIRNVARSADGSSQGETPLDEGKLMSAEECAGIILDAVKKRKRTVIMTGQGKLTVWLNKLFAGFADKLVYKHFLNEPNSPLHKYRNEK